The nucleotide window GATGCTCCGCCAGCCGGTGGCCATCGCGCCGCCGCCCGACGGGTCGAGGTAGTACCACTCGCCGCTATGGAGCCACCCTGTTGTCATGGCGCCGCTGCTGGACAGGTGGTACCAGCGGGCACCGTCCTGCACCCAGCCGGTGCGCATGGCGCCGGAGGACCCCAGGTAGTACCAGGTGTCACGGTCACGCTGCCAGCCGGTGCGCACGCCGTGGTCAGTGGAGAGGTACCAGCTGCCCTGGGGGTTGCGGTACCAACCGCGGGCGATGTGCCCGGTGCCGTCGAAGGCGTAGGTGACGCCGTCGATCCCCTTGACCTGATTGGTGACCGCGGTGCCGTCGCTGAAGACGTACTTCCAGCCCACGGAGTCCTTGGACCAGGAGCCGGTGTCTGGCTTAGGGGCAGGTGGCTCCGGGAAGGGTGACAGCGAAGGCTCCGGGGCCGGGGACGGCAAAGGCACGGGGGCCGGGCTTGAGGGTTCGGGGGCCGGGGAGGCCTCGTCCGACGGCGGAGCGGTGGGAGCTGCACTGTCCAGAGCAGTGGGCGCAGAGGCCGGTGTCGCGTAGGTGCCCTGCTGCCGGAGGGCGTCGTCGGAGGTGACGCCGTCAGCGACGGCGGGAGAGACCGTCGTCAGGGCCAGGGCGAGCAGCGCGGTGGCGGCAGTGGCCGCGAGGTCGTGGCGGGGGCTGATCATCGCGTTCTCCTGGGTTGGAGGATTCTCGGGGCGCCAGGGGCGGCAGCAAGACCAGACTACCCGGGAGGGCCGACATGAATTC belongs to Actinomyces trachealis and includes:
- a CDS encoding L,D-transpeptidase family protein encodes the protein MISPRHDLAATAATALLALALTTVSPAVADGVTSDDALRQQGTYATPASAPTALDSAAPTAPPSDEASPAPEPSSPAPVPLPSPAPEPSLSPFPEPPAPKPDTGSWSKDSVGWKYVFSDGTAVTNQVKGIDGVTYAFDGTGHIARGWYRNPQGSWYLSTDHGVRTGWQRDRDTWYYLGSSGAMRTGWVQDGARWYHLSSSGAMTTGWLHSGEWYYLDPSGGGAMATGWRSIGGQRNYFDAWDGFWVTDRASFATGWAYAKTLYSPTNYLIVVDTSAPHCMSFYWRNGAWQPHHDWPCSVGASSTPTVRGTFSIGSRGRSFGSGYTAYWWTQFHGDYLFHSIIYNQGTYTVKDGTLGGHVSHGCVRMRIQDAKWIYDNIPSRTRVVVY